In Maridesulfovibrio sp., the genomic stretch CCGAGATGCTCCACCCCGGCCTCAAGATCAACCAGCACCCAGTCGTTACTTTCCATGACAACATGCGCCAGCAAAGCTTTGAGCAGAGCGTTTGCGTCGCATGCGCAACCGCCTCCCGCATTGGTAACTGCCCCCATTACCAAAAGTTTTTTATAACCGGGAACAATACCGCTTACCGGCGGCGCTCCCAGTGGGATGTCCCGCGCCAGAGACTTGGGCAGGTCTGACACATCAGGATTCAAATTCAAAAAACCACCTTCATGAATCCGCTCACGGACCAGATCTTCACGCTGAATGAGCGGCATAGGCAATTCTTCAATACTCAGGCCGGAAGCCTGTCCAAGCGAAAGGGCCGTGTCTCCATCCACCATCCAGACATTATGACCATTACGGGCCAGCCAGTCGGCAACCCACGCCGTCAATGATGTTTTTCCAACTCCGCCCTTTCCGGCGAATGCTATTTT encodes the following:
- a CDS encoding ArsA-related P-loop ATPase, with amino-acid sequence MKIAFAGKGGVGKTSLTAWVADWLARNGHNVWMVDGDTALSLGQASGLSIEELPMPLIQREDLVRERIHEGGFLNLNPDVSDLPKSLARDIPLGAPPVSGIVPGYKKLLVMGAVTNAGGGCACDANALLKALLAHVVMESNDWVLVDLEAGVEHLGRGTVSHVDGLVVVSEPSMRSLQTGAEVGRMAQDLGLDNQVLVLNRHIQGTLPVLDGLPEYSISIPPLPGLIERQMTDASVLALPEQPMLDGIVLSILKGLFKDAV